Proteins from a single region of Streptomyces glaucescens:
- a CDS encoding carbohydrate ABC transporter permease, producing the protein MTRTTTSTAAPPPAAPHPGERRTRRSAGRPRTWRDHPLRRVTPWLFLLVPLALLVTFTYVPVGNMIYYSFTDWDGVSPDRHHVGADNYVQLFTRPELFRVFAVSLYYLAASVVQIAIALWFATVLSFDLRFRNLFKGILFFPYLINGVAIGFVFLYFFQDGGTLDAILSFLGAGTDHAWLGDPESANTSLAGVSVWRFTGLNFVLFLGAIQSVPGELYEAAQLDGATRRQQFRHIIVPGIRPVLSLSVILAISGSLSVFEIPYIMTGGATGTSTFVIQTVKLAFQFNKTGLASACAVVLLLIILLITWVQRRLVPDEKVDLV; encoded by the coding sequence ATGACCCGCACCACCACCTCGACCGCGGCCCCGCCGCCCGCCGCGCCGCACCCCGGCGAGCGGCGCACCCGGCGTTCCGCCGGCCGGCCGCGCACCTGGCGCGACCATCCCCTGCGCCGGGTCACCCCCTGGCTGTTCCTGCTGGTCCCCCTCGCCCTGCTGGTCACGTTCACGTACGTGCCGGTCGGCAACATGATCTACTACAGCTTCACCGACTGGGACGGCGTCAGCCCCGACCGCCACCACGTCGGCGCGGACAACTACGTCCAGCTGTTCACCCGGCCCGAGCTGTTCCGGGTGTTCGCGGTCAGCCTGTACTACCTGGCGGCGTCCGTCGTGCAGATCGCCATCGCGCTCTGGTTCGCCACCGTGCTCAGCTTCGACCTGCGGTTCAGGAACCTCTTCAAGGGCATCCTGTTCTTCCCCTACCTGATCAACGGGGTCGCCATCGGGTTCGTCTTCCTGTACTTCTTCCAGGACGGCGGCACGCTCGACGCGATCCTGTCGTTCCTCGGCGCCGGCACCGACCACGCCTGGCTGGGCGACCCCGAGTCGGCCAACACCTCGCTCGCCGGGGTCTCCGTGTGGCGCTTCACCGGGCTGAACTTCGTGCTGTTCCTCGGTGCGATCCAGTCCGTGCCCGGCGAACTGTACGAGGCGGCGCAGCTCGACGGGGCCACCCGCCGGCAGCAGTTCCGGCACATCATCGTCCCCGGCATCCGCCCGGTGCTCAGCCTGAGCGTCATCCTGGCGATCTCCGGATCGCTGTCCGTCTTCGAGATCCCGTACATCATGACCGGCGGCGCGACCGGCACCTCGACCTTCGTGATCCAGACGGTGAAGCTCGCGTTCCAGTTCAACAAGACCGGCCTGGCCTCGGCCTGCGCCGTGGTGCTGCTGCTGATCATCCTGCTGATCACGTGGGTCCAGCGCCGCCTGGTGCCCGACGAGAAGGTGGACCTCGTATGA
- a CDS encoding ABC transporter substrate-binding protein has protein sequence MGRKTLSAALLATTMLTVVGCSGGGTPNANETAVAPLNPNGVSGTITVLTNRTDLVQNGTMKRYAARFNRIYPEVKVEFEAITDYEGEVKIRMNTEDYGDVLLIPASIAKGDYPTFFAPLGATPTMKETYRFTDKTDVDGRTYGIAAFGTANGFVYNKALWKRAGITGWPTSPREFLDDLKAVGEKTGATPYYTNFKDGWPLSSPWTNSIGSVSCDSQASDKLSAIDKPWRKGSDLNVIDTLLHDIVHAKLSEKDPSTTNWESSKTLLAKGEIGSMLLGSWAVTQLRDAAEKAGENPDDIGFMPFPHQSDGQFCATLVSDYQMAVNIHSEHKPAARAWIDWFTEKSGYSAHEGAVSALKSEPLPGTLEDYVDNDVKLVERSEAKTAEVNAIDNASEIGLNKQDYRQKLVDIARGAQDGSLEDYFDDLDRRWAEAARTAGS, from the coding sequence ATGGGGAGGAAGACCCTGAGCGCCGCTCTGCTGGCCACCACGATGCTGACGGTCGTGGGGTGCAGCGGCGGAGGGACCCCGAACGCGAACGAGACCGCGGTCGCACCGCTGAACCCGAACGGTGTCTCGGGCACCATCACGGTCCTGACCAACCGTACGGACCTCGTGCAGAACGGCACGATGAAGAGGTACGCGGCGCGGTTCAACCGGATCTATCCCGAGGTGAAGGTCGAGTTCGAGGCCATCACCGACTACGAGGGCGAGGTCAAGATCCGGATGAACACCGAGGACTACGGTGACGTCCTGCTGATCCCCGCCTCGATCGCCAAGGGCGACTACCCGACGTTCTTCGCGCCGCTCGGCGCCACCCCGACGATGAAGGAGACCTACCGCTTCACCGACAAGACGGACGTGGACGGCAGGACCTACGGCATCGCCGCCTTCGGCACGGCCAACGGCTTCGTCTACAACAAGGCGCTGTGGAAGCGGGCCGGGATCACCGGCTGGCCCACCAGCCCGCGGGAGTTCCTCGACGACCTGAAGGCGGTCGGGGAGAAGACCGGGGCCACTCCGTACTACACCAACTTCAAGGACGGCTGGCCGCTCAGCAGCCCGTGGACCAACAGCATCGGCTCGGTCAGCTGTGACAGCCAGGCCTCCGACAAGCTCTCCGCGATCGACAAGCCCTGGCGGAAGGGCTCCGACCTCAACGTGATCGACACGCTGCTGCACGACATCGTCCACGCGAAGCTCTCCGAGAAGGACCCGAGCACCACCAACTGGGAGTCCTCCAAGACGCTGCTGGCCAAGGGGGAGATCGGCAGCATGCTGCTCGGCTCCTGGGCCGTCACGCAGCTGCGCGACGCCGCCGAGAAGGCCGGCGAGAACCCCGACGACATCGGGTTCATGCCCTTCCCGCACCAGTCGGACGGCCAGTTCTGCGCCACGCTGGTGTCGGACTACCAGATGGCCGTGAACATCCACTCCGAGCACAAGCCCGCCGCGCGCGCCTGGATCGACTGGTTCACCGAGAAGTCCGGCTACTCCGCGCACGAGGGCGCCGTCTCGGCGCTGAAGTCGGAGCCCTTGCCGGGCACGCTCGAAGACTATGTTGACAACGATGTCAAGCTGGTGGAGCGTTCGGAGGCGAAGACCGCCGAGGTCAACGCGATCGACAACGCCTCCGAGATCGGCCTGAACAAGCAGGACTACCGGCAGAAGCTGGTCGACATCGCCCGGGGCGCCCAGGACGGGTCGCTCGAGGACTACTTCGACGACCTCGACCGGCGCTGGGCCGAGGCCGCCCGGACCGCCGGCTCCTGA
- the fxsT gene encoding FxSxx-COOH system tetratricopeptide repeat protein, which translates to MISDLLALLARGGVDDPGAEELADILWLAQRVLPPGRPSGSSGDPTGAGPHPPAAEGTAGEAPEEPSGRPDWEDSASGQDALGVHATGTGPRDGTDGGACTSGTPVRVPAAASLPHALALARSLKPLTRKVPSRTAFQLDEEATVTRLVDEDVLLPVLRPEPSRWLRLTLVVDCGPSMSLWQDEVNEIQRELARLGAFRDIRRWNLLPSTDGSAVELRPHPAAHRPPRHPREIVDPAGDQLILVLSDTVGGMWRTGAAHHLLTGWAGRAQVALAHLLPADLWNRVGIAPAPTRMHIPRPGLPNARWKVVSPTVPPDHHGDRHRLRQGAAVVPVPVIDLEPRSVRAWAEMTAGNGRWTSAAALLLAPARPPARRPPGRPVATPAEVSPEVAIRRFRASSSPGAWRLAGLLSALPTVTVPMARLVQQALLPGSSRSDLAEVFLGGLLRRTTGPEGRTADGELRFEFSPQTRDALLAAQYRTDVEEVRDLLRTRLTEYLRPRYGHPRSIRAALTGVSPRGVTVEAEGAAFARASRADMSRMGAPHAPAEPRTEPDAPGAADSAKVHISYAAQDRMWAEWVAWQLERAGYGAGLRLLRAGESQDPGTATGRADAVAALLSRDYVSVAGGKGRTAAAVAAGVPYVPLLVEPVDVPEPPARSVGTVLHGLDEPAAVRALLRAVGDACGPPRTAAPRAHGKRPPPRLPHGGSLPRVWNVRRRDPDFSGREELIDHLRDTLTVGSPVAIQALHGMGGVGKTQVAVEYAHRFAEQYDIVWWVDGGQPEHLPVQFGELATRLGIADPGREVEWNAGAALAHLAGTERWLVVLDDANDPQACAGMLPAGPGHVLITSRNPQWQGLVSTIGLDVFSRADARRYLTTRLPALTGDEADTLARELGDLPLALAQAAGVIGAGMPAQQYLGILSRTTTALLNEGAVPAYPTSLAATVALAREGLAAYHPGAAALLSLGSFFGPGPIPVDWLEGARGLLRTVPATAGAHWPQHALQPLARYGLARIDGGTLQIHRLTQTIVRDRTGEAEAAAVRSDVVTVLAEVSPGDPDLPESWDSWALLTSHLLTRPDSPEDLQALGRVLAGAAHYLLASGQVGEALMMSRECHASWARTMGADHPETLVWAQYSALATADAGDTAEARTLIEEVLARRRRVLGEDHPDTLTSADTLARILGHLGELVAARELAEDVVVRRRRTLGEDHSATLASGNTLAEILIRLGELVAARELAEDVLARLRRLLGEDHPRTLRTAHILAVALARLHEPVPARELAEDVLARSRRVVGDDHPDTLTVMEGLAVTLHDLGEYTESRWLHEHVLRSRRRVMGEDHPATLASARNLATVLYRLHDHQSAEALLQDVLARSMRVLGAGHPETKAVVGLLATVLTTMGKAYQAQRLLAGHADSRSSGKRRRGR; encoded by the coding sequence GTGATCTCCGACCTCCTCGCGCTGCTGGCCCGCGGCGGGGTCGACGACCCCGGGGCCGAGGAACTGGCGGACATCCTGTGGCTCGCACAGCGGGTGCTCCCGCCGGGCCGGCCGTCGGGCAGCAGCGGCGATCCGACGGGTGCCGGGCCGCACCCGCCCGCGGCGGAAGGGACAGCCGGGGAAGCGCCCGAGGAACCGTCGGGGCGACCGGACTGGGAGGACTCCGCCTCCGGCCAGGATGCGCTGGGCGTCCATGCCACCGGTACCGGCCCGCGGGACGGCACGGACGGGGGTGCCTGCACCTCCGGCACCCCCGTCCGTGTCCCGGCCGCCGCGTCCCTGCCGCACGCCCTGGCGCTCGCCCGGTCGCTGAAACCCCTGACCCGCAAGGTTCCGTCGCGCACCGCCTTCCAACTCGACGAGGAGGCGACCGTCACCCGGCTGGTGGACGAGGACGTCCTCCTCCCCGTGCTCCGCCCCGAGCCGAGCCGGTGGCTTCGCCTCACCCTCGTCGTGGACTGCGGTCCGTCGATGAGCCTGTGGCAGGACGAGGTCAACGAGATCCAGCGCGAGCTGGCGCGGCTGGGCGCCTTCCGGGACATCCGCCGCTGGAACCTCCTGCCGTCCACCGACGGCAGCGCTGTCGAGTTGCGCCCCCACCCCGCCGCGCACCGCCCGCCCCGGCACCCCCGCGAGATCGTCGACCCGGCGGGCGACCAACTGATCCTCGTGCTCAGCGATACGGTGGGCGGCATGTGGCGGACCGGCGCCGCACACCACCTGCTCACCGGCTGGGCGGGCCGTGCCCAGGTGGCCCTGGCCCACCTGCTCCCGGCCGACCTGTGGAACCGGGTCGGCATCGCGCCCGCTCCGACCCGGATGCACATCCCGCGGCCCGGGCTGCCCAACGCCCGCTGGAAGGTCGTGTCCCCGACCGTGCCACCGGATCACCACGGGGATCGGCACCGTCTCCGTCAGGGCGCGGCCGTCGTCCCGGTCCCCGTCATCGACCTGGAGCCTCGTTCCGTGCGGGCCTGGGCCGAGATGACGGCGGGCAACGGCCGGTGGACCAGCGCCGCGGCCCTGCTCCTCGCACCCGCGCGGCCGCCGGCCCGCCGCCCGCCCGGGAGACCCGTCGCGACACCGGCCGAGGTATCCCCGGAGGTGGCGATCCGCCGGTTCCGCGCCTCCTCCTCACCCGGCGCCTGGCGGCTCGCAGGGCTGCTCTCCGCGCTCCCGACGGTGACCGTTCCCATGGCCCGCCTCGTGCAGCAGGCCTTGCTGCCCGGCTCGTCCCGCAGCGACCTGGCGGAGGTCTTCCTCGGCGGACTCCTGCGCCGTACCACCGGCCCGGAAGGCCGTACCGCCGACGGGGAACTGCGCTTCGAGTTCTCCCCGCAGACCCGGGACGCTCTGCTGGCCGCCCAGTACCGCACCGACGTGGAGGAGGTCAGGGACCTCCTCCGTACGCGACTGACGGAGTATCTGAGACCTCGCTACGGCCATCCGCGCAGCATCCGGGCAGCACTGACGGGCGTGTCACCCCGAGGCGTGACGGTGGAGGCCGAGGGCGCGGCGTTCGCCAGGGCCTCCCGGGCGGACATGTCCCGGATGGGCGCGCCGCACGCCCCGGCGGAGCCGCGGACGGAGCCGGACGCCCCAGGCGCGGCCGACTCGGCGAAGGTGCACATCAGTTACGCCGCGCAGGACCGGATGTGGGCGGAGTGGGTGGCCTGGCAGCTGGAGCGAGCCGGGTACGGGGCCGGACTGCGCCTGCTGCGGGCCGGCGAATCCCAGGACCCGGGGACGGCTACGGGCAGGGCGGACGCGGTGGCGGCTCTGCTCTCGCGGGACTATGTGAGCGTCGCGGGCGGGAAAGGCCGGACCGCGGCCGCCGTGGCGGCCGGCGTGCCGTACGTTCCCCTGCTGGTCGAGCCCGTGGATGTCCCCGAGCCGCCGGCCCGCAGCGTGGGCACCGTCCTGCACGGACTCGACGAGCCGGCCGCCGTACGGGCCCTCCTGCGGGCGGTCGGCGACGCCTGCGGCCCGCCCCGGACTGCTGCTCCCCGCGCCCACGGCAAGCGGCCGCCCCCCAGGCTGCCGCACGGCGGAAGCCTGCCCCGGGTCTGGAACGTACGGAGGCGCGACCCGGACTTCTCCGGCCGTGAGGAGTTGATCGACCACCTCCGCGACACACTGACCGTCGGCAGCCCGGTGGCGATCCAGGCACTGCACGGGATGGGCGGCGTCGGGAAGACCCAGGTCGCCGTGGAGTACGCGCACCGCTTCGCGGAGCAGTACGACATCGTGTGGTGGGTCGACGGCGGACAACCGGAGCACCTGCCCGTCCAGTTCGGCGAGCTGGCCACGCGGCTGGGCATCGCCGACCCGGGCAGGGAAGTCGAATGGAACGCCGGAGCCGCCCTCGCGCATCTGGCCGGCACGGAGCGATGGCTGGTCGTCCTCGACGACGCGAACGATCCGCAGGCCTGTGCCGGAATGCTCCCGGCCGGCCCCGGTCACGTCCTGATCACCTCCCGCAACCCGCAGTGGCAGGGCCTGGTGAGCACGATCGGCCTGGACGTGTTCTCCCGTGCCGACGCCCGCCGTTACCTCACGACGCGCCTTCCCGCACTCACCGGGGACGAGGCGGACACGCTCGCCCGGGAACTCGGGGATCTTCCGCTCGCCCTGGCCCAGGCCGCCGGAGTCATCGGTGCCGGCATGCCGGCCCAGCAGTACCTGGGCATCCTGTCGCGCACCACGACCGCACTGCTGAACGAGGGGGCCGTCCCCGCCTACCCGACGTCCCTGGCGGCGACGGTGGCACTCGCGAGGGAGGGCCTGGCCGCGTACCACCCGGGCGCGGCGGCGCTCCTCAGCCTGGGGTCGTTCTTCGGCCCCGGGCCCATTCCCGTCGACTGGCTGGAGGGTGCGCGAGGACTGCTGAGGACCGTCCCCGCCACCGCCGGGGCGCACTGGCCGCAGCATGCGCTGCAGCCACTCGCACGCTACGGCCTGGCGCGGATCGACGGCGGCACCCTGCAGATCCACCGGCTGACCCAGACCATCGTCCGTGACCGGACGGGTGAGGCGGAGGCCGCGGCGGTAAGGTCCGATGTCGTCACGGTTCTGGCCGAGGTCTCGCCGGGTGATCCGGACCTCCCGGAGAGCTGGGACAGTTGGGCCCTTCTGACCTCGCACCTCCTGACACGTCCCGATTCCCCGGAGGACCTCCAGGCACTGGGCCGGGTGCTGGCCGGAGCGGCCCACTACCTGCTCGCCAGCGGGCAGGTCGGTGAGGCCCTGATGATGTCCCGGGAGTGCCACGCGTCGTGGGCCCGCACCATGGGCGCGGATCACCCGGAGACCCTCGTGTGGGCCCAGTACTCCGCCCTGGCGACGGCCGATGCGGGGGACACGGCCGAGGCCCGGACCTTGATCGAGGAGGTCCTCGCACGGCGTCGTCGTGTCCTCGGCGAGGACCATCCCGACACCCTGACCTCGGCGGACACCTTGGCGCGGATCCTCGGTCATCTCGGCGAGCTGGTCGCGGCGCGCGAACTGGCCGAGGACGTCGTCGTACGACGTCGTCGTACCCTCGGCGAGGACCACTCCGCCACGCTCGCCTCGGGGAACACCCTGGCGGAGATCCTGATCCGCCTCGGTGAGCTGGTCGCGGCGCGGGAACTGGCCGAGGACGTCCTCGCGCGGCTCCGTCGGCTTCTGGGGGAAGACCACCCGAGGACCCTCAGGACTGCCCACATCCTGGCTGTCGCCCTCGCCCGTCTGCACGAGCCGGTTCCGGCCCGGGAGCTGGCGGAGGATGTCCTCGCCCGGTCCCGGCGGGTGGTCGGTGACGACCACCCCGACACCCTCACCGTCATGGAGGGCCTGGCCGTCACCCTGCACGACCTCGGGGAGTACACCGAGTCGCGATGGCTGCACGAGCACGTTCTCAGGTCGAGGCGCCGAGTCATGGGGGAGGACCACCCGGCGACGCTCGCCTCCGCACGCAACCTGGCCACGGTGTTGTACCGGCTCCACGACCACCAGTCAGCCGAAGCCCTGCTGCAGGACGTCCTCGCGCGCAGCATGCGCGTCCTCGGCGCCGGCCACCCGGAGACGAAGGCCGTCGTCGGCTTGCTCGCGACGGTGCTCACCACGATGGGCAAGGCCTACCAGGCACAGCGACTCCTCGCCGGCCACGCGGATTCCCGCAGCTCCGGGAAGCGTCGAAGAGGCCGGTGA
- a CDS encoding carbohydrate ABC transporter permease — translation MTLTAPGRPRRRSLGIATTLTYVSLVVASLVVLIPLAVVFLTSLKTSREVADGGGALSLPDDWLNFSNYATAFTDGHMLTAFGNTAFILLFSITGTVVIGSMTAYAVDRFEFRFKKLVMALFLIATLVPGVTTQVATFQVVNSFGLFDTRWAPILLYMGTDIVSIYIFLQFIRGIPTSLDEAARLDGANAFTIYRKIIFPMLKPAIATVVIIKGITTYNDFYIPFLYMPSEDLGTISTALFRFKGPFGAHWENISAGAILVILPTLLVFLFLQRYIYNGFAQGATK, via the coding sequence ATGACCCTCACCGCCCCCGGCCGACCGCGGCGCCGGTCCCTCGGCATCGCCACCACGCTGACCTACGTGTCGCTCGTCGTCGCGTCCCTCGTGGTGCTGATCCCGCTCGCCGTCGTGTTCCTCACCTCGCTGAAGACGTCCCGGGAGGTCGCCGACGGCGGCGGTGCGCTGAGCCTGCCGGACGACTGGCTGAACTTCTCCAACTACGCGACCGCCTTCACCGACGGCCATATGCTCACGGCCTTCGGGAACACCGCGTTCATCCTGCTGTTCTCCATCACCGGCACGGTCGTCATCGGCTCGATGACCGCGTACGCCGTCGACCGCTTCGAGTTCCGGTTCAAGAAGCTGGTGATGGCCCTGTTCCTGATCGCCACGCTGGTGCCCGGGGTGACCACGCAGGTGGCGACCTTCCAGGTGGTCAACAGCTTCGGCCTGTTCGACACGCGCTGGGCGCCGATCCTGCTCTACATGGGCACGGACATCGTGTCGATCTACATCTTCCTGCAGTTCATCCGGGGCATCCCGACGTCGCTGGACGAGGCCGCGCGGCTGGACGGGGCGAACGCCTTCACCATCTACCGGAAGATCATCTTTCCGATGCTGAAGCCGGCGATCGCCACGGTCGTCATCATCAAGGGCATCACCACGTACAACGACTTCTACATCCCCTTCCTCTACATGCCCTCGGAGGACCTCGGCACCATCTCCACCGCGCTGTTCCGCTTCAAGGGGCCGTTCGGCGCGCACTGGGAGAACATCTCCGCGGGAGCGATCCTCGTCATCCTGCCCACCCTGCTGGTCTTCCTCTTCCTCCAGCGCTACATCTACAACGGCTTCGCGCAAGGGGCGACGAAGTAG
- a CDS encoding DHA2 family efflux MFS transporter permease subunit, protein MPSPSLPVAAPPAASPPTDAPRGVRDNPWLTLVAVAFGLFMVGLDGSVVSIANPEIGRALHASTADLQWVTNSYLLALAAALILGGKLGDRFGRRTLYLTGVAGFTVASVAIGLAGSIEGVIAFRAVQGFFGALLMPNTLALLRAVFPPRKFGMAVGIWAMVSSVSTALGPIVGGLLVQHVDWESVFYLNAPIGVVALVFSALVLPQSRNTAAARETFDILGVVLLAAGLLAVVLGVVKGETWGWTAAGTLGAIAAGVLLLLVFGWYETRVAHPLLPMRLFRSPSLAIGTVITALNFFVLLGVIFFVMLYLQNVRGFTPVEAGVRTLPLSLASVVASPLGAKLTERFGPRLTMPLGMVLQAAAAFALLTWTAESAYATMWPPFIALGLGVGMVMSASSEAIVGGAPVRDGGVAGGLQATALQVGGALGTSVLVSLISGRVGATLPGALADAGVPAPLAQGLGEAKDAVAMGVAPVSDDMPARVANAVVEGSHTAFMSGVHSAALVTGVLTVLGAVIAALGVRGRPSQEGESPAAGG, encoded by the coding sequence ATGCCCTCCCCTTCCCTGCCCGTTGCCGCCCCGCCCGCCGCGTCCCCGCCCACGGACGCGCCCCGCGGCGTACGGGACAACCCGTGGCTGACCCTCGTCGCCGTCGCCTTCGGGCTGTTCATGGTCGGACTCGACGGTTCCGTCGTCTCCATCGCCAACCCGGAGATCGGCCGCGCCCTGCACGCGAGCACCGCCGACCTGCAATGGGTCACCAACTCCTACCTCCTGGCGCTCGCCGCCGCCCTGATCCTCGGCGGCAAGCTGGGCGACCGCTTCGGGCGGCGCACCCTGTACCTGACCGGCGTCGCGGGCTTCACCGTCGCCTCCGTCGCCATCGGACTCGCCGGGTCCATCGAGGGCGTCATCGCCTTCCGCGCCGTACAGGGCTTCTTCGGCGCCCTGCTGATGCCGAACACCCTCGCGCTGCTGCGCGCCGTGTTCCCGCCGCGCAAGTTCGGGATGGCGGTCGGCATCTGGGCGATGGTCTCCTCGGTGTCCACCGCTCTCGGGCCCATCGTCGGCGGCCTGCTGGTCCAGCACGTCGACTGGGAGTCGGTCTTCTACCTCAACGCCCCCATCGGCGTCGTCGCGCTCGTCTTCAGCGCCCTGGTCCTGCCGCAGAGCAGGAACACCGCCGCCGCGCGGGAGACGTTCGACATCCTCGGGGTCGTCCTGCTGGCGGCCGGCCTGCTCGCCGTCGTCCTCGGTGTCGTCAAGGGCGAGACATGGGGCTGGACAGCGGCCGGCACCCTGGGCGCCATCGCCGCCGGCGTACTGCTCCTGCTGGTCTTCGGCTGGTACGAGACGCGTGTCGCGCACCCGCTCCTGCCCATGCGCCTGTTCCGCAGCCCGTCCCTGGCGATCGGCACGGTCATCACCGCACTGAACTTCTTCGTGCTGCTCGGCGTGATCTTCTTCGTCATGCTCTACCTGCAGAACGTCCGCGGCTTCACCCCCGTCGAGGCGGGCGTGCGCACCCTGCCGCTGAGTCTGGCCTCGGTGGTCGCCTCCCCGCTCGGCGCCAAGCTGACCGAGAGGTTCGGGCCGCGCCTGACCATGCCCCTCGGCATGGTCCTCCAGGCCGCCGCCGCCTTCGCCCTGCTCACCTGGACCGCCGAGTCCGCGTACGCCACGATGTGGCCGCCCTTCATCGCCCTCGGCCTCGGCGTCGGCATGGTGATGTCCGCCTCCTCCGAGGCGATCGTCGGCGGCGCACCGGTCCGGGACGGCGGTGTGGCGGGCGGACTCCAGGCCACGGCGCTCCAGGTCGGCGGCGCACTCGGCACCTCCGTCCTCGTCTCGCTCATCAGCGGCCGGGTCGGCGCCACCCTCCCCGGCGCCCTCGCCGACGCCGGCGTCCCGGCACCGCTGGCCCAGGGCCTGGGGGAGGCCAAGGACGCCGTCGCCATGGGCGTCGCCCCCGTCTCCGACGACATGCCGGCCCGGGTGGCGAACGCGGTCGTCGAGGGCAGCCACACCGCCTTCATGTCCGGGGTGCACAGCGCCGCCCTGGTCACCGGGGTACTGACCGTCCTCGGCGCCGTGATCGCGGCACTCGGGGTGCGCGGCCGACCGTCCCAGGAGGGGGAGTCACCGGCCGCCGGGGGATGA